The following proteins come from a genomic window of Aggregicoccus sp. 17bor-14:
- a CDS encoding HisA/HisF-related TIM barrel protein, producing MIAIPAIDLRDGACVQLVGGAYDAERVRLPDPLAALQQWRDLGFTTFHVVDLDAATGRGTNAGVVAQLLSQPGLTFTVGGGVREEERIEALLAQGAGRVVVGTRAIEDAAWLADVADRFPNKLVVAADVKGREVVTRGWASGSARDIADVLAALAPLPIAGLLVTAVHKEGQLGGVDLALMEEVVRRSQHRLYASGGVTTLEDLRALARVGAYGAVVGMALYTGTLDARAVAQEFA from the coding sequence ATGATCGCCATCCCTGCCATCGACCTGCGCGACGGCGCCTGCGTGCAGCTCGTGGGCGGCGCCTACGACGCCGAGCGCGTGCGCCTACCCGACCCGCTCGCAGCGCTGCAGCAGTGGCGCGACCTGGGCTTCACCACCTTCCACGTCGTGGACCTGGATGCGGCGACCGGCCGCGGCACGAACGCGGGCGTCGTCGCGCAGCTCCTCTCCCAGCCCGGCCTCACCTTCACCGTGGGCGGCGGCGTGCGCGAGGAGGAGCGCATCGAGGCGCTGCTCGCGCAGGGCGCCGGGCGCGTCGTCGTGGGGACGCGCGCCATCGAGGATGCGGCGTGGCTCGCGGACGTGGCGGACCGCTTCCCCAACAAGCTGGTGGTCGCGGCGGACGTGAAGGGGCGCGAGGTGGTGACGCGCGGCTGGGCCAGCGGCAGCGCGCGCGACATCGCGGACGTGCTCGCGGCCCTGGCGCCCCTGCCCATCGCGGGGCTGCTGGTCACGGCGGTGCACAAGGAGGGGCAGCTCGGTGGGGTGGACCTCGCGCTGATGGAGGAGGTGGTGCGCCGCAGCCAGCACCGGCTCTACGCCTCCGGCGGGGTGACCACGCTGGAGGACCTGCGGGCGCTCGCGCGCGTCGGCGCCTACGGCGCGGTGGTGGGCATGGCGCTGTACACGGGAACGCTGGACGCGCGCGCGGTCGCGCAGGAGTTCGCATGA
- the hisG gene encoding ATP phosphoribosyltransferase — protein sequence MLKIALPNKGRLAEEVRELFNDAGLEVRARGERALTASLGGEFEAIFVRAQDIPEFVADGAAAAGVTGWDLVNEAGRELDLLMDLEFGRCRLVVAAREESGVEQLDDVRDGVRVATCFPRLTERYFAAQGKRVVVVPVSGAAEIAPHLGIADIVVDLTSTGSTLKMNGLREVDTVIQSSARLIARPGRDAETARQLDELTMALGSVLRARGKRYLMANCTRDMLPRVREVLPGLNGPTVVDILNGGNHVAVHAVVSASSIYRTTTALKAIGCEGILVTRIERLIP from the coding sequence ATGCTGAAGATCGCCCTCCCCAACAAAGGCCGGCTCGCCGAAGAGGTCCGCGAGCTGTTCAACGACGCCGGGCTCGAGGTGCGCGCCCGCGGCGAGCGCGCCCTCACCGCGAGCCTCGGCGGCGAGTTCGAAGCCATCTTCGTGCGAGCCCAGGACATCCCCGAGTTCGTGGCGGACGGCGCCGCGGCGGCAGGCGTCACGGGATGGGATCTGGTGAACGAGGCCGGTCGCGAGCTGGACCTGCTCATGGACCTCGAGTTCGGCCGCTGCCGGCTCGTGGTCGCCGCGCGCGAGGAGAGCGGAGTGGAGCAGCTGGACGACGTGCGCGACGGCGTGCGCGTGGCCACCTGCTTCCCCCGCCTCACCGAGCGCTACTTCGCGGCGCAGGGAAAGCGGGTGGTGGTGGTGCCGGTCTCGGGCGCCGCGGAGATTGCCCCCCACCTGGGCATCGCGGACATCGTGGTGGACCTCACCTCCACCGGCTCCACCCTGAAGATGAACGGCCTGCGCGAGGTGGACACCGTCATCCAGTCCAGCGCGCGGCTCATCGCCCGCCCGGGGCGCGACGCCGAGACGGCCCGCCAGCTCGACGAGCTCACCATGGCGCTGGGCTCCGTGCTGCGCGCGCGCGGCAAGCGCTACCTGATGGCCAACTGCACCCGCGACATGCTGCCGCGCGTGCGCGAGGTGCTGCCCGGCCTCAACGGTCCCACGGTGGTGGACATCCTCAACGGCGGAAACCACGTCGCGGTGCACGCCGTGGTCTCGGCGAGCTCCATCTACCGAACCACCACCGCGCTCAAGGCCATCGGCTGCGAGGGCATCCTCGTCACCCGCATCGAGAGGCTCATCCCGTGA
- the hisD gene encoding histidinol dehydrogenase — MSAPVLRYTGPLSALGKDERARLLERTGALDTGVSARAAAIIARVRAEGDAGLFALALELDRVQLKALEVPREACRRALESLDPGVRSALERAARNIARAHAAQRPQPVEVETEDGVRVGRRPDPLGRVGVYAPGGRAVYPSSVLMGVVPAKVAGVGEVVVCSPPGPDGLPAQGVLAAAALAGADRVFALGGAGAVAALAYGTQSVPRVDRIVGPGNAYVAAAKLLVVGAVGIDAPAGPSEILVVADGSADPEAVAREMLAQAEHDPDACCVTLAVGADAAARIAQALEREAPRAQRREIVASSLSERGAVLSVASLEEAWPFVADFAPEHLLIATADPRAQLAQVRNAGTVFLGESASVAFGDYMTGANHTLPTAGLARSYSGLSVLDFYRWTTWQQVERSAAARLSEDVGRLADSEGLPAHAAAARAWRMS; from the coding sequence GTGAGCGCGCCCGTCCTTCGCTACACCGGGCCGCTCTCGGCCCTCGGAAAGGACGAACGCGCGCGCCTGCTCGAGCGCACGGGCGCCCTGGATACCGGGGTGAGCGCCCGCGCCGCCGCCATCATCGCCCGCGTGCGCGCGGAGGGAGATGCGGGCCTCTTCGCGCTCGCGCTCGAGCTGGACCGCGTGCAGCTGAAGGCGCTCGAGGTCCCGCGCGAGGCGTGCCGCCGCGCGCTCGAGTCGCTCGACCCCGGCGTGCGCAGCGCCCTGGAGCGCGCGGCGCGCAACATCGCCCGCGCCCACGCGGCGCAGCGCCCGCAGCCGGTGGAGGTGGAGACCGAGGACGGCGTGCGTGTGGGCCGCCGCCCGGATCCCCTCGGGCGCGTGGGCGTGTATGCGCCCGGCGGCCGCGCCGTGTACCCGAGCAGCGTGCTCATGGGCGTGGTGCCCGCGAAGGTCGCCGGGGTGGGGGAGGTGGTGGTGTGCTCGCCTCCTGGTCCGGACGGGCTCCCGGCGCAGGGCGTGCTCGCGGCCGCGGCGCTCGCAGGCGCGGACCGCGTGTTCGCGCTCGGCGGCGCGGGGGCGGTGGCCGCGCTCGCGTACGGGACCCAGAGCGTGCCGCGGGTGGACCGCATCGTGGGGCCGGGCAACGCCTACGTGGCCGCCGCGAAGCTGCTCGTGGTGGGGGCGGTGGGGATCGATGCTCCGGCCGGCCCCAGCGAGATCCTCGTCGTGGCGGACGGGAGCGCGGACCCTGAGGCCGTGGCGCGCGAGATGCTCGCCCAGGCGGAGCACGATCCAGACGCGTGCTGCGTGACGCTCGCGGTGGGGGCGGATGCGGCCGCGCGCATCGCTCAGGCGCTCGAGCGCGAGGCGCCCCGTGCGCAGCGCCGGGAGATCGTGGCGAGCAGTCTCTCCGAGCGCGGCGCGGTGCTCAGCGTCGCCTCGCTCGAGGAGGCCTGGCCCTTCGTCGCGGACTTCGCGCCCGAGCACCTGCTCATCGCCACGGCCGACCCTCGCGCGCAGCTCGCGCAGGTGCGCAACGCCGGCACCGTGTTCCTCGGCGAGAGCGCCTCGGTGGCCTTCGGCGACTACATGACCGGGGCGAACCACACCCTGCCCACGGCGGGCCTCGCGCGCAGCTACTCCGGGCTCTCGGTGCTCGACTTCTACCGCTGGACCACCTGGCAGCAGGTGGAGCGCTCTGCGGCGGCGCGGCTCTCGGAGGACGTGGGCCGGCTCGCGGACAGCGAGGGCCTGCCCGCGCACGCCGCGGCCGCCCGCGCCTGGAGGATGTCATGA
- the moaA gene encoding GTP 3',8-cyclase MoaA, giving the protein MPLPSPATPEPERDPLTPPLLDAQGRRMSYLRLSVTDRCNFRCQYCSPASWGGKKDLLTAAEFERIASVFARMGIRRVRLTGGEPLLRPDILDVAGRIARLPGVERVAITTNASHLEALARPLREAGVTELNLSLDTLSADTFRQLSRQGDFQSILRGIDAAVGAGFRSLKLNVVVLRGVNDHEAASLIAFAHARGITPRFIELMPFGKGEGVPTAELVARLGAEGLALTPEPETPQELQGPARYYLTPGGARVGFISPMTQNFCGGCNRVRVASNGDLRSCLGGRSQAPLHQLIRGGASDAELARAVRAALGEKPDGHRFTEPGAAQALLPMMGIGG; this is encoded by the coding sequence ATGCCCCTGCCCTCCCCCGCCACCCCCGAGCCCGAGCGAGACCCGCTCACCCCGCCGCTGCTCGACGCGCAGGGGCGCCGCATGAGCTACCTGCGGCTCTCGGTCACGGACCGCTGCAACTTCCGCTGCCAGTACTGCTCGCCGGCGAGCTGGGGCGGCAAGAAGGACCTGCTCACGGCGGCGGAGTTCGAGCGCATCGCCTCGGTGTTCGCCCGCATGGGCATCCGCCGGGTGCGGCTCACGGGCGGCGAGCCGCTGCTGCGCCCGGACATCCTGGACGTGGCGGGGCGCATCGCCCGGCTGCCCGGCGTGGAGCGCGTGGCCATCACCACCAACGCGAGCCACCTCGAGGCGCTCGCCCGGCCCCTGCGCGAGGCGGGCGTCACCGAGCTCAACCTGAGCCTGGACACGCTCTCCGCGGACACCTTCCGGCAGCTCTCGCGCCAGGGGGACTTCCAGAGCATCCTGCGCGGCATCGACGCGGCGGTGGGCGCGGGCTTCCGCTCGCTCAAGCTCAACGTGGTGGTGCTGCGGGGCGTGAACGACCACGAGGCGGCTTCCCTCATCGCCTTCGCCCACGCGCGCGGCATCACCCCGCGCTTCATCGAGCTGATGCCCTTCGGCAAGGGCGAGGGCGTGCCCACCGCGGAGCTCGTCGCGCGGCTCGGCGCCGAGGGGCTCGCGCTCACGCCGGAGCCGGAGACGCCGCAGGAGCTGCAGGGGCCCGCGCGCTACTACCTCACGCCCGGCGGCGCGCGCGTGGGCTTCATCAGCCCGATGACCCAGAACTTCTGCGGCGGCTGCAACCGCGTGCGCGTGGCCTCCAATGGGGATCTGCGCAGCTGCCTCGGCGGCCGCAGCCAGGCGCCCCTGCACCAGCTCATCCGCGGCGGGGCCTCGGACGCGGAGCTCGCGCGGGCGGTGCGCGCGGCGCTGGGCGAGAAGCCCGACGGGCACCGCTTCACCGAGCCCGGAGCGGCGCAGGCGCTCCTGCCGATGATGGGCATCGGCGGCTAG
- a CDS encoding DUF4870 domain-containing protein, translated as MEQQPPQPQMGTYLSGTPAPTQDEKTWGLLSHLSGILLGFLGPLIAMLVKGKESAWINTQAKEALNFEITALLAYTVIGAITCGFGLLLLWPLVTVFHIIAAMKANNGETYRYPATLRLVK; from the coding sequence ATGGAGCAGCAGCCGCCGCAGCCGCAGATGGGGACCTACCTGTCGGGGACTCCCGCGCCGACGCAGGACGAGAAGACCTGGGGGCTGCTCTCGCACCTGAGCGGCATCCTCCTCGGCTTCCTCGGGCCGCTCATCGCCATGCTCGTGAAGGGCAAGGAGAGCGCCTGGATCAACACCCAGGCCAAGGAGGCGCTCAACTTCGAGATCACCGCGCTCCTCGCCTACACGGTCATCGGCGCCATCACCTGCGGCTTCGGCCTGCTGCTGCTGTGGCCCCTGGTCACCGTGTTCCACATCATCGCCGCGATGAAGGCGAACAACGGCGAGACCTACCGCTACCCGGCCACCCTGCGCCTGGTGAAGTAG
- the hisH gene encoding imidazole glycerol phosphate synthase subunit HisH: protein MRVTLFDYGAGNLHSLAKALSADGVELRVQEDPLRALDTDLLVLPGVGAFGAAAARLAPGREAMREAVAQGLPCLGICLGMQLMFERSDEGEGAGLGLFRGPVTRLTSRRVPHIGWNSVEAAQGAATTGLESVYYANSYACRPDDEGEVRAWTEYEGDRFPAVVRRGKLLGVQFHPEKSSSAGVRFLQSFLREVRS, encoded by the coding sequence ATGAGGGTCACGCTCTTCGACTACGGCGCAGGCAACCTGCACTCACTCGCCAAGGCGCTCTCGGCGGACGGCGTGGAGCTGCGGGTGCAGGAGGATCCGCTGCGCGCGCTGGACACGGACTTGCTCGTGCTGCCCGGCGTGGGCGCCTTCGGCGCGGCGGCGGCGCGACTCGCGCCCGGGCGCGAGGCAATGCGCGAGGCCGTGGCGCAGGGGCTGCCCTGCCTCGGCATCTGCCTCGGCATGCAGCTGATGTTCGAGCGCAGCGACGAGGGAGAGGGAGCAGGCCTGGGCCTGTTTCGCGGGCCCGTGACCCGCCTCACCTCGCGGCGGGTGCCGCACATCGGGTGGAACTCGGTGGAGGCGGCGCAGGGCGCAGCGACCACCGGGCTCGAGAGCGTCTACTACGCGAACAGCTACGCCTGCCGGCCCGACGACGAGGGTGAGGTGAGGGCGTGGACCGAGTACGAGGGAGACCGCTTCCCGGCAGTGGTGCGGCGCGGGAAGCTGCTCGGCGTGCAGTTCCACCCGGAGAAGAGCTCGTCCGCGGGCGTGCGCTTCCTGCAGTCCTTCCTGCGCGAGGTGCGCTCATGA
- a CDS encoding histidinol-phosphate transaminase encodes MTLARPSYRDIPLYAPSKGPECPIDLSDNTNLFGVPPAAERALREAVAGRVTRYPSLYGGALKAAIAAYAGCAPEQVVTGCGSDDVIDCTLRAFVGEGERLAFPDPTFVMMPIFAKVNGIQAVPVPLTREGDIDAEGLLATRAKVLYLCTPNNPTGTVASRAAVERVLNEAPGIVLLDEAYAEFARESYLEAARTRRNVLVTRTLSKAFGLAGMRVGYAVGAPELVSEVEKARGPYKISSVAERMAEAALTEDLEWVRARAAEAVEVRERLAAELVRQGLRPLRSEANFAFVPLPGAPEVARRMRERGVNVRAFQGLTGIGDALRIGCGPWPLMEAALKALQEARG; translated from the coding sequence ATGACGCTCGCCCGCCCCTCGTACCGGGACATCCCGCTCTACGCCCCCTCCAAGGGCCCCGAGTGTCCCATCGACCTGAGCGACAACACCAACCTGTTCGGGGTGCCCCCGGCCGCGGAGCGCGCGCTGCGCGAGGCGGTCGCGGGCCGCGTCACCCGCTACCCCTCGCTCTACGGCGGCGCGCTCAAGGCGGCCATCGCTGCGTACGCGGGCTGCGCACCGGAGCAGGTGGTGACCGGCTGCGGCTCGGACGACGTCATCGACTGCACCCTGCGCGCCTTCGTGGGGGAGGGCGAGCGGCTCGCCTTCCCGGACCCCACCTTCGTGATGATGCCCATCTTCGCGAAGGTGAACGGCATCCAGGCGGTCCCGGTGCCGCTCACGCGCGAGGGAGACATCGACGCGGAGGGGCTGCTCGCGACGCGCGCGAAGGTCCTCTACCTGTGCACGCCGAACAACCCCACCGGCACCGTCGCCTCGCGCGCGGCCGTGGAGCGCGTGCTGAACGAGGCGCCCGGGATCGTGCTGCTCGACGAGGCCTACGCGGAGTTCGCGCGCGAGAGCTACCTCGAGGCGGCCCGCACGCGGCGCAACGTGCTCGTCACCCGCACGCTCTCCAAGGCCTTCGGGCTCGCGGGGATGCGGGTGGGCTACGCGGTGGGTGCGCCCGAGCTCGTGAGCGAAGTGGAGAAGGCGCGCGGGCCCTACAAGATCTCCAGCGTCGCCGAGCGCATGGCCGAGGCCGCGCTCACCGAGGACCTCGAGTGGGTGCGCGCGCGGGCGGCCGAGGCCGTGGAGGTGCGCGAGCGGCTCGCGGCAGAGCTCGTGCGCCAGGGGCTGCGGCCGCTGCGCTCCGAGGCGAACTTCGCCTTCGTCCCGCTGCCGGGTGCGCCGGAGGTCGCGCGGCGCATGCGTGAGCGGGGCGTGAACGTGAGGGCTTTCCAGGGACTGACCGGCATCGGCGATGCGCTGCGCATCGGGTGCGGGCCCTGGCCACTGATGGAGGCGGCGCTGAAGGCGCTGCAGGAGGCACGGGGATGA
- the thiO gene encoding glycine oxidase ThiO — protein MSESSARKGQDKGPDVIVIGGGLMGCGIALRLCQAGARVTVLERSIPGAEASSAAAGILAPQMESEGPGPFLELCLRSRALYPAFAQELLELTGVNVAYLPSGVLHTAFDEGRLHHLEATVAWQRALGLRAELLTGEEARALEPALAPEVLAAAHFPDDHQVDNRLLVRALTMAAARAGAQFRSGYVRGILEEGGRAVGVDLDGEPLRADAVVVAAGSWSGLVQGLPLDPRTVRPMRGQMLQLQTRLPLMRHILVSPEGYLVPRADGRVIAGSTMEFAGFDKQVTAEGLARILALALRLCPQLASAAVDSSWAGFRPYTEDHLPLLGPGPLPGLFLATGHFRNGILLTPITAKLVAQAVMGERTSVDLAPFRYDRPAVRPPARSAAAGSPTEGAGG, from the coding sequence ATGAGCGAGTCCAGCGCGCGCAAGGGACAAGACAAGGGCCCAGACGTCATCGTCATCGGCGGAGGCCTGATGGGCTGCGGCATCGCGCTGCGCCTGTGCCAGGCGGGCGCGCGGGTGACGGTGCTCGAGCGCTCCATCCCCGGCGCGGAGGCCTCGAGCGCGGCGGCCGGCATCCTCGCCCCGCAGATGGAGTCCGAGGGGCCCGGCCCCTTCCTCGAGCTGTGCCTGCGCAGCCGCGCGCTCTACCCCGCCTTCGCCCAGGAGCTGCTGGAGCTCACGGGGGTGAACGTGGCGTACCTGCCCAGCGGCGTGCTGCACACGGCCTTCGACGAGGGGCGCCTGCACCACCTGGAGGCGACGGTGGCCTGGCAGCGCGCGCTCGGCCTGCGCGCGGAGCTGCTCACGGGTGAGGAGGCGCGCGCGCTGGAGCCTGCGCTCGCGCCGGAGGTGCTCGCCGCAGCGCACTTCCCCGACGATCACCAGGTGGACAACCGCCTGCTGGTGCGCGCGCTGACGATGGCGGCCGCGCGCGCCGGGGCGCAGTTCCGCAGCGGCTACGTGCGCGGCATCCTCGAGGAGGGCGGCCGCGCGGTGGGCGTGGACCTGGACGGCGAGCCCTTGCGCGCGGACGCGGTGGTGGTGGCCGCGGGCTCCTGGTCGGGGCTCGTGCAGGGGCTGCCCCTGGACCCGCGCACGGTGCGCCCCATGCGCGGGCAGATGCTGCAGCTGCAGACGCGCTTGCCGCTCATGCGCCACATCCTCGTCTCGCCCGAGGGCTACCTCGTGCCGCGCGCCGACGGGCGCGTCATCGCGGGCAGCACCATGGAGTTCGCGGGCTTCGACAAGCAGGTCACGGCGGAGGGGCTCGCGCGCATCCTCGCGCTGGCGCTGCGCCTGTGCCCGCAGCTCGCGAGCGCCGCGGTGGACTCGAGCTGGGCAGGCTTCCGCCCCTACACCGAGGACCACCTGCCGCTGCTGGGCCCCGGCCCCCTGCCCGGCCTCTTCCTCGCCACGGGCCACTTCCGCAACGGCATCCTCCTCACCCCCATCACCGCGAAGCTCGTGGCGCAGGCAGTGATGGGCGAGCGGACCAGCGTGGACCTCGCGCCCTTCCGCTACGACCGCCCGGCAGTGCGCCCGCCTGCCCGCTCGGCCGCTGCGGGGAGCCCGACCGAGGGTGCGGGGGGCTGA
- a CDS encoding HD domain-containing phosphohydrolase: MEALPPVPPRILIVDDDDSVRDVISVLLREEGYNCASANGAEMALDLVGMEDTPLVISDMKMPGRDGLWLLETLRERYPDTSVIMLTGFGDTEAAVDCLRRGAVDYLLKPPKLTDLIRAIERALAKRRIDLARKRYQKKLERKVRDRTTELRAALKDIANTYQNTLLALVAALDAREHETSDHSQRVVSYTTAIAQRMGIQGAELDEIGRGALLHDIGKIGVPDAVLLKPGKLTPAEWTEMRKHPEIGFQMIQAIPFLSTPAQIVLSHQERWDGAGYPRNLARHELHVGARIFSVADTLDAMTSDRPYRKGTSFANAISEIARCANTQFDPEVVRAFLDIGEQGLISIKEEMAARKLNPELAEAQAQAAEASLAEAADAEPSTLDDGPPLRARG; encoded by the coding sequence GTGGAAGCCCTGCCACCGGTCCCCCCGCGAATCCTCATCGTCGACGACGACGACTCCGTGCGCGACGTCATCTCCGTGCTGCTGCGCGAGGAGGGCTACAACTGCGCGTCCGCGAACGGAGCGGAGATGGCGCTGGACCTGGTGGGCATGGAGGACACGCCCCTCGTCATCAGCGACATGAAGATGCCGGGGCGCGACGGCCTCTGGCTGCTCGAGACGCTGCGCGAGCGCTACCCCGACACCTCGGTGATCATGCTCACCGGCTTCGGGGACACCGAGGCGGCGGTGGACTGCCTGCGCCGCGGCGCGGTGGACTACCTGCTCAAGCCACCGAAGCTCACGGACCTCATCCGCGCCATCGAGCGCGCGCTGGCCAAGCGCCGCATCGACCTGGCGCGCAAGCGCTACCAGAAGAAGCTCGAGCGCAAGGTGCGCGACCGCACCACCGAGCTGCGCGCGGCGCTCAAGGACATCGCGAACACGTACCAGAACACGCTGCTCGCGCTGGTGGCGGCGCTGGACGCGCGCGAGCACGAGACGAGCGACCACTCGCAGCGCGTGGTCAGCTACACCACGGCCATTGCCCAGCGCATGGGCATCCAGGGCGCGGAGCTGGACGAGATCGGCCGCGGCGCGCTGCTGCACGACATCGGGAAGATCGGCGTCCCGGACGCGGTGCTGCTCAAGCCGGGCAAGCTCACCCCGGCCGAGTGGACGGAGATGCGCAAGCACCCGGAGATCGGCTTCCAGATGATCCAGGCCATCCCCTTCCTCTCCACGCCCGCGCAGATCGTCCTCAGCCACCAGGAGCGCTGGGACGGCGCGGGCTACCCGCGCAACCTCGCCCGCCACGAGCTGCACGTGGGCGCGCGCATCTTCTCCGTCGCGGACACGCTGGACGCGATGACGAGCGACCGCCCGTACCGCAAGGGCACCTCCTTCGCGAACGCCATCTCGGAGATCGCCCGCTGCGCGAACACCCAGTTCGACCCGGAGGTCGTGCGGGCCTTCCTGGACATCGGCGAGCAGGGGCTCATCTCCATCAAGGAGGAGATGGCCGCGCGCAAGCTGAACCCGGAGCTCGCCGAGGCCCAGGCCCAGGCGGCCGAGGCCTCGCTGGCGGAGGCGGCCGACGCCGAGCCCTCCACGCTGGACGACGGCCCCCCGCTGCGCGCACGTGGCTGA
- a CDS encoding imidazoleglycerol-phosphate dehydratase, with protein sequence MKTVVRETKETQVRVELARGEGRAKVDTGLKFFDHMLATFARYAGLDLTLHARGDLTHHIMEDVAITLGTAVYAVIPPTAARFGERTLPMDDALVQAVVDTCGRFYYRGPLKNRLYEHWMRSFCEHAKLTCHLRVLRGKDSHHLTEAAFKALALALRDAMVDSGTVFSTKGAVALEVK encoded by the coding sequence ATGAAGACGGTGGTGCGGGAGACGAAGGAGACCCAGGTTCGCGTGGAGCTCGCGCGCGGGGAGGGCCGGGCGAAGGTGGACACCGGGCTCAAGTTCTTCGATCACATGCTCGCGACCTTCGCGCGCTACGCGGGGTTGGATCTCACGCTGCACGCGCGTGGAGACCTCACCCACCACATCATGGAGGACGTGGCCATCACCCTGGGCACGGCCGTGTACGCGGTCATCCCGCCCACGGCCGCGCGCTTCGGCGAGCGCACCCTGCCCATGGACGACGCGCTGGTGCAGGCGGTGGTGGATACCTGCGGCCGCTTCTACTACCGCGGGCCCCTGAAGAACCGGCTCTACGAGCACTGGATGCGCAGCTTCTGCGAGCACGCGAAGCTCACCTGCCACCTGCGCGTGCTGCGCGGCAAGGACAGCCACCACCTCACCGAGGCCGCCTTCAAGGCGCTCGCGCTCGCGCTGCGCGACGCGATGGTGGACTCGGGCACGGTGTTCAGCACCAAGGGTGCGGTCGCCCTGGAGGTGAAGTGA
- the hisF gene encoding imidazole glycerol phosphate synthase subunit HisF — protein MMLTRRLIVCLDVKGGRVVKGVKFEGLRDVGDPVALAARYEKEGADEITFLDISASEEERSTLLDLVRQTAERLFIPLTVGGGVRTVDDVGRALRAGADKVSINSAAVTNPALLTACAERFGSQCVVASIDARREGDRWRVYTRGGKTPTDLDAVAWARECVRRGAGEVLLTSIDRDGARSGYDLALTQAVADAVSVPVIASGGAGSAEHVRAALQEGRADAALVAGILHDAVTTVDDIKGLLVKSGLAVRSGT, from the coding sequence GTGATGCTGACGCGGCGGCTCATCGTCTGCCTCGACGTGAAGGGCGGACGCGTGGTGAAGGGCGTGAAGTTCGAGGGCCTGCGAGACGTGGGTGACCCCGTCGCCCTCGCCGCGCGCTACGAGAAGGAAGGGGCGGACGAGATCACCTTCCTGGACATCTCCGCGAGCGAGGAGGAGCGCAGCACGCTGCTGGACCTGGTGCGCCAGACGGCCGAGCGCCTCTTCATCCCGCTCACCGTGGGCGGCGGCGTGCGCACCGTGGACGACGTGGGGCGCGCGCTGCGGGCAGGGGCGGACAAGGTGAGCATCAACTCGGCCGCGGTGACCAACCCCGCGCTGCTCACGGCCTGCGCCGAGCGCTTCGGAAGCCAGTGCGTGGTGGCGAGCATCGACGCGCGCCGCGAGGGAGACCGCTGGCGCGTCTACACCCGCGGTGGCAAGACGCCCACGGACCTGGACGCGGTGGCGTGGGCGCGCGAGTGCGTGCGGCGCGGGGCGGGGGAGGTGCTGCTCACCAGCATCGACCGCGACGGGGCGCGCTCGGGGTATGACCTCGCCCTGACCCAGGCGGTGGCGGACGCGGTGAGCGTGCCGGTCATCGCCTCGGGGGGAGCGGGCAGCGCCGAGCACGTGCGGGCGGCGCTGCAGGAGGGCAGGGCGGACGCGGCGCTGGTGGCGGGCATCCTCCACGACGCCGTGACCACGGTGGATGACATCAAGGGCCTGCTCGTGAAGAGCGGCCTCGCGGTGAGGAGCGGGACATGA